TCGTCCACAATAAAATTTTTGAAAGAGCTTTTGGTAGTCATATAAGCGGTGTGACGGAGCAGCATCATAGCCAGCGTTAGGGATAACTCTGCAATAGCATTCGGAGAGTAGGATGGGACGCGTGCGACCTTCATTCCAAATTCGCTGCAAGCATCCAAATCAATGTGGTTGATTCCGACCGTTCTGGTGAAAACATATTGAATGCCGTACTTATTGAATTTTGTAAGATTTTCTCGATTGGCAGCACAGTTTCCTCTTAACAAAACAGCATCGTGATGCTGCGCCAGTTCTGCATTGCTGGAGGTCAGTAGCTCTTCTACCAGCGTCAGTTGAAAGTTATATTTATTAAGCTCATGGAAATAGGGCTTCTCATATGAACGGGCACCATAGCAGATGATTTTTAACATGTTGTTTTCCCCCTGGTTTAGAAAATTCCAATTTTATCGATGACATTGAGCGTAATGATCCACACTGGAATCATGACGACGGAAGTAATAGTTGATAGAAGCGAAGCGTTGGAAGTCAGTACAGCTTCCTTATCAAAACTGATAGCATAGGCTGCGGCTACGGTAGCTGTAGGAGTAGCCATCATAATGACAATAGTAGATAAAGCGACAGTATCGACCGACAGAATATGAGATACAGTCAACAAAGCCAGCAAAACGATGTTCACAATAGGTACTAGCCAAACTTTAACAAGGCTGTAATACCATGATGTCTTGTCTGTAGCTGCCGATTTGAAGCTGATCTCACCCAAAGTCGAGCCAATCGATAGCCAGGCCAGTGGAGAAGCTAGTCCGGCAAGGTAGGTCATGGGCTTGAACAGCCAGACAGCGGTTTGGTCAATTCTTAGAAAAGCAAACTGCTGAATGGTTCCATCCTCTGTAGCCACACTCATTTGTGGCAAATAACCCTGGAACAACCAAACAAACAAGCCTATAAAAGTCGCGATAACGATCGGATTCAAAAACATAGTTTTGAGATTTTTAAGCTCCATTTTTAAGCCGCTCATTTTGATATAGCCATAAGAATATAAGAAAATGCGGTAGCCTATATTAAAAATGGAACTGTACATGACTCCGGTAGGACCGTAAATGGCACCGACAATGGGAATTCCAAAAAAAGTAGTAGAACCGAAAATAGTGAGTACCCGCAGCACATCCTGCTTATCCTTGTTGTAGCTCAGGAAGAACGGCTTGGAAATAAAGATGAGAATGATATAAATGAGAATCCCCCATATTAAGACATTCATGCCTTGTTTTAATATGGTAGGATTGATATCCTGCATGAAAGAATTAAAGGCTAGTGCTGGTAGAGCCACGGTGAGAACAACCTTAGATAGCATCTTTCCTACGGCTGCGGTAAAAATCCCCTTCTTGCGGCAAAAGAAGCCGAGCAGGATAATAAAAACGGTAGAAGCGATAGAACTAACAATGCTGTTATCTGTTAAGGTCGCTGTAATCATTTCTAGTAAAGACATAGATAAAACCCTCTCTTGTACCTTTTTTCACATAAATGATGATGCAAAATGTGACAATGCAATTCCCTGATCTTTTGGCCAAAGTGTTTGGTTTGCACTTTTATAGTAAAAAAACTTTGTGAAAAAAAGAACAATATCTAATTAATTTAACTTATGAAACTAATTTAAAAAATTTATACGTTACATCAGGATGTAAATGTGAGGTGCTCATCGGCATACATGCTATAATATAAAAAAATAATTCCAACCTGGTTAGTGGGTTAAATGGATAAGACAAGCAGGAGGGTCCGCATGAATCCGATACAACGTATACTGAACAAATTTCAGCTGATCGTGCTGGACGGCGCAATGGCGACTGAACTAGAACGTCACGGGCATGATCTAAACGATAGCTTATGGTCAGCCAAAATCCTCTATGAACATCCAGATTCGATCAAGCGTGTACATCGAGATTATTTTGAGGCTGGGGCAGACTGTGCGATTACGGCGAGCTATCAGGCCACTGTGGAGGGCTATGTTCAACGCGGGCTGAGCGAAGATGAGGCATTGAAGCTTATTCAGTCATCGGTGCAGATTGCTGTACAGGCACGAGATGAGTTTTGGGCCGATGTGACGGCTACTGCGAGTCAGCAGACTCGTCCCAAGCCGCTGGTTGCGGCCTCTGTCGGACCCTATGGGGCGTTTCTCGCTGATGGATCAGAGTATCGCGGTGATTACAAGCTGAGCGAGGAGCAGCTTATGGAGTTTCACAGGCCGCGCATGAAAGCTTTGATTGAGGCGGGAGCAGACATTTTAGCTTGTGAAACGATACCTTGTCTGGTTGAGGCCAAGGCTATCACACGATTGCTAAAGGAATTCCCCGGCACGTATGCCTGGATCAGCTTTAGTGCAAAGGATGAGCAGCATATCAGTAACGGTGAGTCTATCGCCGCATGTGCAAAGTGGCTGAATGAGCACGAGCAGGTGGCTGCAGTAGGGATCAATTGCACGTTGCCCAAATTCATTCCATCTCTTATTCACGAAATACACAGCCATACGGACAAGCCGGTGGTGGTATATCCCAATCTGGGGGAGGAATATGACCCGGTCACCAAGACATGGCAGGGCCATACTTGTACAGAAACGTTCGGACAGAGTGCCCGGCAGTGGTATGAAGCAGGAGCGCGTATGATTGGTGGCTGTTGTCGGACTCAGCCACAGGATATTAGAGAAATCGTGGCATGGTCGAGAGAGGTATAACGAGGATAAACTTTTAGGGAAGGTTATCATGAAGTTTTCCTCCATTGCCGCAAAAGAACAAGCAGGCTGAACCGAGTTATACTCCAGTAATGGAGCAACCTGGTTCAGCCTGCTTTTTGTAAAGAATGAATTTCTAAAGCCTCACTTCGTTCGCTATTTCTCTACCTCTCTACCTCTCTATCTCTTTGCCAATCCGGATCAGCTTTCCACCAAACGTTCCAGCAACGCATCTCCATTGCGGCTGACCCGAATATAGGCGTAACGAGCGTTCTGTTCAACAGTACGCCCGGTTCCTTCAGGGATGAAATAATTCTCAATACCGTACAGAATACGAGAACCATTCCATTGTCCGTTAAGAATGATTTCATGATTGGCAAGCACTTCACCATCTTGATATAGACGATCAGCGATGTATACTCCTTGGCTATCTGGTGTGAGAACGACTTTAACTTTGCCTCGGTTCCAATCCTTCTCCTGAAGAGGGTTCTTGGAAGGAGGGGTAGAAATATCGTAATTCAGTGCCACATAATCGCCCTGCAACAGGGAGCGCGGGTCTATAGGAGCCAGCTTGAGCTTAACGGAGGCACCTGTGGCGAGTAGGGTTTCACTTCTCGCCGTCTGATAGCCGATAATTCCTAGCTGTAGCACAATGACAATGGCAATGAGTAACGGGCTTAAGCGCATAAAGCTAAAGCTGCGGTGGTCGGCATCGAACGCTGTTTTGCCGCTATGGGCCATTCGTCGATCGAACCACCAGGTAATTCCCAGTACAATGATTCCCAGTAGCGCCAGTGTAAAAGATTTATAGAGCAGCGTCCACAATAAATCATAGTATTTGAAGCCGATAAAAATAAACCAGAATACGACGCTTGTAATAGCCTCCGATTTTTGTTTGTGACGGATAAAGGCGAAGACCATCCATGTAACGATAACAAAATAAAAAATATTAATGAACATATAAGAGTGTGGAATGACATCCTCAAAAAACGTCGCCCAAAACAGGAACAATAAGCTGAAGAATAATGAACTATCCCGAAGATGTTCTTTTAACTCTGTCTTGAGCACAAAGTAGCTTACCCCATATAACACGGCATTGAGCACGAATAGGGCGAAGATGATGAATTCATAGGTCCAGTTCCAACCATACCATTCTTGATACTGCTTTAATAAAACAGTCGCCATATTCAGGTTTACAAAAGTATAGGCAAAAAATTGCTGCCTTTTCCCCTTGGAGCGAAACCATCCGGCGATGGAAACGATCAGAAATAATACTGAAAGTAACGTCTGGTCTGACCATAGAATGGCCGCCAGACCGGTAATATAGCTGATGGTCAGCAGTGTATAACGGACTACAGAATCCAGCTTGGACTCCGGTATGACAATCATCGTAATCATCAGCAGCAAAGACACACTCAGCAGTACATATTCGGTGTGATTTACGTTCGTGCTAATCATAATCAGTCCAATGAGGGATATACTGCCAATCAATACTCCAACCACTTTGATTACACGGGATACGGTTTTGCTGATCCATTCACTACTGCGGTCTTCGGAAACAGTTGTCTGCGCATCGGATTTTGCGATATCTTCTTTGTTCTCATTGGGTATTTCTCCAGCCTCCGGAGACGGTTTTCCCAAATGATTTAAATAACGGAAAAACCATACGTTACCCGTCAGTAGCAGTGCCACAAAAATCAAACCGAAAACAAAGAATAAAGATGAAGAGTACGCCTCTGCCAGCTCTATAAATTTAAAGACAGCAAAAGCCGAGAGCGCCAATGCATTCAAGGTCAATAACGTTTTATTCAGCCGAACCTTGATAAATATATAAAATCCTAAAGCAATCACAGCGATATGCGGTATATTCATGATCAGGCCATACCCATCGAATGCAAAGGAGTTGGTCATCGCCAACATAGCTATGTGGAGAACAGTAAAGCTGATATATTGTAGTGGAGCAGAATGTATACGATGAAGGAACGTCAATAGAAATAGCACCAGATTGAATATTGCGAACACTCCAGCAATGGACAACGATTCCAGTTGGCTATAAGCCGCGCTTTGCATCGTTGGATAAAAATAAAGCCATACCCCCAAATGAATCAATACATAAGACAGCATATAAAAAGGATTATAGCGGGTGATCCAGCTAAGCAGTAAAGCCGGCACTGACCAAATGAGAAACAATCCATAGCTGTCCGCATGGGAGTTGTAAATTTGACCGAGCAACGCCACGGAAACGCCGAAGGCTACACAGCCAGCCAGCAGAAATATATTGGACAGAAATGCTTGTTGCCCGGGAACAGCACGAACACGTGCAAATACAAAAGACAAGCCATAGAACAAAACAATAAGCGCAACAGCTAGCACAATTTTGGCTGTCCGATCCAGTCCGCCCCAATTGGAGGCGAAAAAATAAATAATCGCAGCCAGTATCAGTGAGATGCCCAGCAGATAACCTGTACGTATAGCATTAAATCGCAGCATGGAATTCACGTACCTTTCCTGTTGGTTTGATGCCTATTATAGCGTTGATAGCGCTCAGAACCAAGTACAAATTAGGATCAGGTCATAAAAAAGGGAGAGCCGCCGTATGATGGTGGTTCTCCTGTATCGTTGCTGGATTCCGACTAAGCGTTGGCAGTGCGGATCTCTTGCCGGGACTGATGCCGGAAGCGATATTCTCGGGGTGGGATTCCTGCTGTTTTCTTAAATGCCTTGGAAAAGGTGGACATGTCGGTATAACCGATAGATTGGGCGATGATCGACAGATTGTAAGTGGTCTGTTCCAGCAATCTTTTCGCTTCGTTAATCTTGAGGGTTTGCAAATATTTGGCGGGGGAGATAAGGAAGGTTGAATGGAATTTACGTGAAAAATGCGCACGATCCACACCTACATGCTCAGCAATTTGCTCAATTGTAACACGGTCACAATAATGCATTTCGATGTAATCCTTCCCCTGCTGGAGCCAATAATCAGAGCATACAGAGTTGCGCAGAGCATTAGATGTGTTGCGGGACAACTCCTCGAAGATCTGATGTAGTGTAATTAAACGGGCCAGATCGCTGCCCTGTCTGTTGTGGTCGTTGGCGATGGAAAATAGGTTGGAGATCAGTTCGAGGATTTCCTCGCTCACTGCATTAGCTATAAATGGCTTAGAGGGGTTAATCCCGATCCGCTCCAGTAGCGCCAGAGATTTCGGTCCCTCAAAGGCAATCCATACCTTTTGTAACGGGTGCTCTTGGTCGGTGTAAAATTCATGGGCAAGATGCGGAAAAAAACAGAATACATCAGACTTTTGCACACGATACTTCTTTTCCTTATAAATGAACTCAGCTTGACCTTCAAGTACAAAAATAAAATAAAAATAAGGGACAGCCTTGGGGCCGACATGACAGCTTGTCTTCGAAATATCCATACCCAGTCTGACTGGCCAAATGGCACTGGATTTTTCCAGTTCGGTTGTTGTGAAATAATGGTCTTCCACGATGTCGAAGTGATCTTCATTCTTTGTTCTTCTCATCATTGTCACCTCTCCTTTGGTGGAGATAAGGGAATTTTGATTTTATTGTATATAAAGGAA
This window of the Paenibacillus polymyxa genome carries:
- a CDS encoding AEC family transporter is translated as MSLLEMITATLTDNSIVSSIASTVFIILLGFFCRKKGIFTAAVGKMLSKVVLTVALPALAFNSFMQDINPTILKQGMNVLIWGILIYIILIFISKPFFLSYNKDKQDVLRVLTIFGSTTFFGIPIVGAIYGPTGVMYSSIFNIGYRIFLYSYGYIKMSGLKMELKNLKTMFLNPIVIATFIGLFVWLFQGYLPQMSVATEDGTIQQFAFLRIDQTAVWLFKPMTYLAGLASPLAWLSIGSTLGEISFKSAATDKTSWYYSLVKVWLVPIVNIVLLALLTVSHILSVDTVALSTIVIMMATPTATVAAAYAISFDKEAVLTSNASLLSTITSVVMIPVWIITLNVIDKIGIF
- the mmuM gene encoding homocysteine S-methyltransferase; protein product: MNPIQRILNKFQLIVLDGAMATELERHGHDLNDSLWSAKILYEHPDSIKRVHRDYFEAGADCAITASYQATVEGYVQRGLSEDEALKLIQSSVQIAVQARDEFWADVTATASQQTRPKPLVAASVGPYGAFLADGSEYRGDYKLSEEQLMEFHRPRMKALIEAGADILACETIPCLVEAKAITRLLKEFPGTYAWISFSAKDEQHISNGESIAACAKWLNEHEQVAAVGINCTLPKFIPSLIHEIHSHTDKPVVVYPNLGEEYDPVTKTWQGHTCTETFGQSARQWYEAGARMIGGCCRTQPQDIREIVAWSREV
- a CDS encoding GDYXXLXY domain-containing protein; this encodes MLRFNAIRTGYLLGISLILAAIIYFFASNWGGLDRTAKIVLAVALIVLFYGLSFVFARVRAVPGQQAFLSNIFLLAGCVAFGVSVALLGQIYNSHADSYGLFLIWSVPALLLSWITRYNPFYMLSYVLIHLGVWLYFYPTMQSAAYSQLESLSIAGVFAIFNLVLFLLTFLHRIHSAPLQYISFTVLHIAMLAMTNSFAFDGYGLIMNIPHIAVIALGFYIFIKVRLNKTLLTLNALALSAFAVFKFIELAEAYSSSLFFVFGLIFVALLLTGNVWFFRYLNHLGKPSPEAGEIPNENKEDIAKSDAQTTVSEDRSSEWISKTVSRVIKVVGVLIGSISLIGLIMISTNVNHTEYVLLSVSLLLMITMIVIPESKLDSVVRYTLLTISYITGLAAILWSDQTLLSVLFLIVSIAGWFRSKGKRQQFFAYTFVNLNMATVLLKQYQEWYGWNWTYEFIIFALFVLNAVLYGVSYFVLKTELKEHLRDSSLFFSLLFLFWATFFEDVIPHSYMFINIFYFVIVTWMVFAFIRHKQKSEAITSVVFWFIFIGFKYYDLLWTLLYKSFTLALLGIIVLGITWWFDRRMAHSGKTAFDADHRSFSFMRLSPLLIAIVIVLQLGIIGYQTARSETLLATGASVKLKLAPIDPRSLLQGDYVALNYDISTPPSKNPLQEKDWNRGKVKVVLTPDSQGVYIADRLYQDGEVLANHEIILNGQWNGSRILYGIENYFIPEGTGRTVEQNARYAYIRVSRNGDALLERLVES
- a CDS encoding AraC family transcriptional regulator; the encoded protein is MMRRTKNEDHFDIVEDHYFTTTELEKSSAIWPVRLGMDISKTSCHVGPKAVPYFYFIFVLEGQAEFIYKEKKYRVQKSDVFCFFPHLAHEFYTDQEHPLQKVWIAFEGPKSLALLERIGINPSKPFIANAVSEEILELISNLFSIANDHNRQGSDLARLITLHQIFEELSRNTSNALRNSVCSDYWLQQGKDYIEMHYCDRVTIEQIAEHVGVDRAHFSRKFHSTFLISPAKYLQTLKINEAKRLLEQTTYNLSIIAQSIGYTDMSTFSKAFKKTAGIPPREYRFRHQSRQEIRTANA